Sequence from the Deltaproteobacteria bacterium genome:
CACCAGGAAGTTGATGGTGGCCGGCGCGACGCGCGCCGCCGCGCAGCCGAGCACCGCCTCCGGCGGCTCGGCCGCAGCATCGACGATCAGCACGACGCCGCCGCCCCGGATCTGCTCGACGCACCCGGCGATGCTCTCCGGCGCCATCGGCGCAACCCTACCCCGCCGCCGACGCCGAGGCAAAGGCGGGCGGCGGGGACGGCGCGGGGCGGCGGCGGCGCCCCCGCGCGCCGGTGGCGGCGGGTTTGACGGAACCATCGCCGCGCTCGTCGCGCTCGAAGGGCGCGCCGAGAGCAGCCGACCTGCGGGCAGTTGGGGCTTGCGTGTCGATGATGCGCAGCCGGCCCTGGCGTACGATGGGGCGGGCAAAGGGTGCGCTATCGCGGCGGAGCGCCGCCCGTCTTCATCGATGCAACTTCCCGCTTGTGGGGACGACCCCGGCCGTGACTATGCCCCACGTCGCATGGTAAAGGGGCGCTGGCGCCTGGTTCAAGTCCGGGTCCGATCCCGCCGACAACGATCCAGAGGGGGTGGGTACGTGAGTGGAGAGGCGTTCATCGACTACTACGAACTCCTTCAGCTCAGTTCGAACGCGGACGAAGACACGGTTCGCCGTGTATTTCGCCACCTGGCCAAGAAGTATCATCCCGACGGCCCCGGCCACGGCGATGCAAAACTCTTCAATCTCCTTGTTGAAGCGCAACGCACGTTGACCGACCCCGGGGCGCGGGCGGCCTACGACGCGAAGTACCAGCAGTACTGGAACCGCACCTGGAAGGTCGCCGCCGAGGCCGCCGACGGCCAGACGATCGTCGACGACGCAGACATCCGAGAACGGCTGCTCGCGCTGTTGTACGTTCAGCGCAGGCAGAGCGCACGTCAGCCGGGCATGGGCGACATGGAACTCGCGCGTGTCGTCGGCTGTCCCCCCGAGCACTTGGATTTTCACCTCTGGTATCTGAGGGAGAAGGGCTGGATCCAACGGCTCGACACCGGCCTGTTGGCCATCACCGCAGAGGGCGTGGATCAGGTGGAAGCGTATCGCGCGCGCGTCGGCCCCACCCGCATGATAGACACGCGAGTTGGACGTGGCGCGAATGACGCACCCGACTGACGAACCGTGCTCCGCCACACCGGCCACTGACTCTCCGCGACTTCGAGCAGCGCCTCGCCGCCGTTTCCGAGGTCGCTCGCCTGCTGAAGTGCTCGAGCCCGCCTGCGGTGGACCGCGGGCACGCGGGCGGTGTATGGCAGGGCGACCGATTCGGCCGTGGAGGGTCGAGCCATGACGAAGGGGAGCGGCGCCGGCGTTCTCGCGCTCGTGGCTGCGCTGCGGGCGAGCGGCGCGCTCGGCGCGTGGATGGTGAACGAGCGCGGCGAGTGCGTGCGGGCGTGGACGACCGCCTCGCTCGGGCGCGGACCCTCGGCAATGCTGAACGCGCCGCTCGCGCCCGTCCGGTCTGCGGTCGGCGGGTTCCGGGTCGCGCACGACGACCGGAGCCCGGACCTGAAGTCGAAGATCCTGTTGCCTCCGCTGTTGACGCTCGGCGGAGGCGCCATGGGCCTGGTCGACGCCGCCGTCTGGCTCGGCACCGGGCTCGCCGACACGGTCACCGGCGGCTACTTCGAGGTGGCGCCGGAGGAGGCGACGCGTCTCGGCGTCGAGCCGATCGTGCCGGCGTTCGCTCGCGTCCCCGGGCGGGGCAGCACGGACCGCTGTGGCCGTGGGGCCGGAACGCTGGCCGCCGCACGCTGAGCCGGCGCCTCAACGAGACCGCGCCGTGGGAGGTGAGCGCGTCCGGGCCGCTTCACCCCGCCGTCGCCCCCAGCGCCTGCGGCCTCACCATCGCGAACTCGCGCTCGAAGTGGGGCTGGATCGTCCCGAACACACGGTCCCAGATGGTGGTGATGATCCCGTAGTTCCCGGCGATCTCGGAGTGATGCGCGTCGTGGAAGGATGGCGTCACGAACCAGCGGGACAGGCGATTCGTGTACCACCAGCGTGGGAACACCTCGTGCCCGGTGTGCAGGAGGATGCTGTTCACCGTCCCGTGAAGGCTGACGAGCGTGACGGCGTACATATGGAAGGGGAACAGCGTCAGGG
This genomic interval carries:
- a CDS encoding J domain-containing protein — protein: MVAGATRAAAQPSTASGGSAAASTISTTPPPRICSTHPAMLSGAIGATLPRRRRRGKGGRRGRRGAAAAPPRAGGGGFDGTIAALVALEGRAESSRPAGSWGLRVDDAQPALAYDGAGKGCAIAAERRPSSSMQLPACGDDPGRDYAPRRMVKGRWRLVQVRVRSRRQRSRGGGYVSGEAFIDYYELLQLSSNADEDTVRRVFRHLAKKYHPDGPGHGDAKLFNLLVEAQRTLTDPGARAAYDAKYQQYWNRTWKVAAEAADGQTIVDDADIRERLLALLYVQRRQSARQPGMGDMELARVVGCPPEHLDFHLWYLREKGWIQRLDTGLLAITAEGVDQVEAYRARVGPTRMIDTRVGRGANDAPD